A genomic window from Anthonomus grandis grandis chromosome 2, icAntGran1.3, whole genome shotgun sequence includes:
- the LOC126747967 gene encoding gastrotropin-like, which produces MVQLEGTYQFVSEQGYKEYLKTFGIPDETVEIMAASTEPIVISSVTSDSITINYGTSDPVLPFGKQTEVPLAGGRTVKVTPTVNGDTITLNSVFQAKSEIIEEKVLKITDSGLTSTLTNSKGGKAVRNYKRA; this is translated from the exons atgGTACAATTAGAAGGTACTTACCAGTTCGTCTCCGAGCAGGGATACAAAGAGTATTTGAAGACTTTTG GTATACCCGATGAAACGGTTGAAATTATGGCCGCTTCTACTGAACCAATAGTCATCTCTTCCGTTACTAGTGACAGTATTACTATTAATTATGGAACTAGTGATCCCGTTCTACCATTCGGAAAACAAACTGAAGTTCCTTTGGCCGGAGGAAGAACTGTTAAG GTGACCCCCACTGTAAATGGAGACACCATAACCTTAAACAGCGTATTCCAAGCAAAATCGGAAATTATCGaggaaaaagttttaaagattACAGACTCTGGATTGACATCT ACTTTAACCAACTCCAAAGGAGGAAAAGCCGTGCGTAACTACAAGAGAGCTTAA